One Deefgea tanakiae genomic region harbors:
- a CDS encoding ABC transporter ATP-binding protein gives MNHLVKVSELTVQYGAKSAVKQVAFELPAGRIIGLLGSNGAGKTSLMQAMMGLIPFQGKIDILGFDPKTQREAMLEHVCYIPDVAILPPWIVVADLLELMVGLHPKFKLELAQQKLARTIIPLDAKVKQLSRGMIVQLHLAIISAIDAKLMILDEPTLGLDIPARKAFYDMLVNDWCTDERTVLIATHQVDEIENLLSDVMMINHGELVLHDSISNLEERFIGVRYGLDAAAQIEAAAPLHRFRQMGGECAIFAGNAPANLAELGQIFRVELADLFVALAQPSMEKEHATN, from the coding sequence ATGAATCATTTAGTGAAAGTGAGTGAACTGACGGTGCAATACGGCGCGAAATCAGCCGTCAAGCAAGTCGCTTTTGAATTGCCAGCGGGGCGCATTATTGGCTTGCTCGGTAGCAATGGCGCAGGCAAAACGTCGCTGATGCAGGCGATGATGGGGCTAATTCCATTTCAGGGGAAGATCGATATATTGGGTTTTGACCCCAAAACCCAGCGCGAAGCGATGCTCGAACACGTTTGCTACATTCCTGACGTAGCAATTCTGCCGCCGTGGATTGTCGTGGCCGATTTACTGGAGTTGATGGTCGGCCTACATCCGAAATTCAAACTCGAACTGGCGCAGCAAAAGCTCGCCCGCACGATTATTCCGCTGGATGCCAAAGTGAAACAACTCTCACGCGGCATGATTGTTCAGCTCCATTTGGCGATTATCAGCGCAATTGACGCCAAATTGATGATTTTAGACGAGCCGACACTGGGGCTGGATATTCCAGCGCGCAAAGCGTTTTACGATATGTTGGTCAACGATTGGTGCACCGATGAGCGCACCGTGCTGATTGCAACGCATCAGGTCGATGAAATCGAAAATCTCTTGTCGGATGTGATGATGATTAACCATGGCGAGCTGGTGCTGCACGACAGCATTTCTAATTTGGAAGAGCGCTTTATTGGCGTGCGCTATGGCTTAGACGCCGCAGCCCAAATCGAAGCCGCCGCGCCGCTGCATCGCTTCCGCCAAATGGGCGGCGAATGCGCCATTTTTGCTGGCAATGCACCGGCCAATTTGGCTGAATTAGGTCAAATCTTCCGCGTCGAACTAGCCGATCTATTTGTGGCTCTTGCCCAACCCAGCATGGAGAAAGAACATGCAACAAATTAA
- a CDS encoding GntR family transcriptional regulator, which translates to MADWNNQSPIYLQLADRLSQNLLDGQPPEGAAMPSVRVLAAEFALNPLTVNRALQAMVDAGLLESRRGLGMFVLPQASERLRASERERFLQTEWPQLVAKLERLGISAADLTWPKESA; encoded by the coding sequence ATGGCTGACTGGAATAATCAATCGCCCATCTATCTGCAACTCGCGGATCGCTTGAGCCAAAACTTACTTGATGGCCAGCCTCCCGAAGGCGCGGCGATGCCGTCGGTGCGCGTTCTGGCGGCAGAATTTGCACTCAATCCGCTGACGGTTAACCGCGCCTTGCAGGCAATGGTTGACGCAGGGCTGCTCGAAAGTCGTCGCGGCTTGGGCATGTTTGTTTTGCCGCAAGCGAGCGAGCGGCTGCGGGCTTCAGAGCGAGAACGTTTTTTACAAACCGAGTGGCCACAACTGGTGGCCAAACTAGAGCGGCTGGGTATTAGCGCCGCCGATTTAACTTGGCCCAAGGAATCTGCATGA